In Rhodothermales bacterium, the genomic window GGTACTCCTTCGACACCGAGCCGACGGTAATCGTCCGCTCGGCCATGCCGGGCAGCCCGGCCGGCTGTGTCACCGCCCGCCCGTCGAAGACGATCCGCTCGAATGCCGCGTTGTAGAGCAGCCACACGTCGTGCGCGCGGCACACCTCGGCGACAGCCTCCCATTCTTCGTCGTCGAGGACGGCGCCGGACGGCATCGAGGGGTTCATCAGGAAGAGGACGCGCGTGCGCGGCGTGACGGCGGCGCGGAGCGCGTCGAGGTCGAGCCGCCACGTACCATCGGACTCGACGAAGGGGACGAGCCGCGTCGTGCAGCCCGCTAGGCGGGCGCGGTAGATCATCCCGGCGTACGTCGGATCGGTGAGCACGACCTCGTCGCCGGGGTCCGTGAGGGCGAGGAGGGCGTCGAGCATCCCCTCTGTCGCGCCGCACGTGATCACCACGTTCGCGGCGGTAAAGTCTGTGCCTGCGTCCCGGTTGATGCGTGCGGCTACGGCCTCACGTAACGCGACATTCCCGACGAACGGGAGGTAGCTGTTCGCCTCGTCCGTCCCGATCGCATCGCGCGTGGCGGCGACGGCGGCGGGCGGCGGGGCGAGGTCCGTGTCGAGGTTTTCGAGCCGGAGCACGGAGGCGTCGTCCCCGGCAGCGGCAGCGACGCGGTCGATCGAGAAGCCGGGGATCCCGGCGAGGCGGTGTGAGCCCATGGCGATGGTATACAAAGCGGGGCCGGGCATCACGCCCGGCCCCGCAGTTTATGCTGGAATACCCTTCAGGTTACACGTTCTCGGCGAACGGGATCGGGAACTGCAACCACACGTCGTCCCCCTCACGGTCGATGGGGAAATCGTCGTTGAGGCATCCCCCGCCGTCGAGGAGGGTGGGGTCACAATCGGCGTTGTTGTAGCGGCGAACGTCAACCCAGCGATGACCCTCACCGTAGAGCTCGTAGCGCCGCTGCCGTAGGATTTCTGCGAGCACCCCGCCGAGCGTCGCATCGTCATCTTCTGCGTCGGTACCGAAGTCGTCGAGCCCGGCTGCGCGGCGGATCACATTGATCGCCTCGACGGCCCCACCGAGGTTGCCGGTCTGCGCGAAGGCCTCGGCTTGAAGCAGGATGAGCTCGGCGTTGCGAATGATCGGGATCGGCGCGCTGATCGATTCGTAGCGGACGAAGGTGTAGGCGCTCGTGAGGCCGTCAAGCGAGACAGCAGTCGGCTCCCCTTCGCTGTTGAGGTGGAGCGCGACTTTCGGGTCCGCCCCGAACACCCGCTGATCCTCGGGGTCCGCGTCCGTGACGAAGCTCGGGTGCCCTGCGATGATCTCGCCTGCCGAGGCATCGACGGGGTAGAACATGAGGTTGCCGAGGTCGCCGGCTCCCGTTGAGTAGACGTGGTAGGCCCCCGTGAAGAGGTCACCGTCTGCATCGAAGAAGGACTCCGCGAGGAGGCCCGGGATGGAGCCGAAGTCCCCACGGTAGGCAGCGATGCGAGCGGCGAGGGCGCGGTTGAACTGGCGGAACTCGGATGCAGTATCGAGAGAGATCGAGCCCACGTTATCGACCGTCGTGGAGAACGGGAGTTCAGCGTCCCCGGCGGCAGCGAGGCTAGCCGCCCCCTCATCGAGAATGGCTGCGATGTTCGCAATCGCCGCGTCGTACGGGCTTACGATGGGGCCGAGGTCATCGAGGTCCGCGATGTCGGTGCGGACACCGTTGTTATAGGTGAGGTTGAGGTTGAGTAGGAGCTGGTATGCGATCCACGTCTGGGC contains:
- a CDS encoding RagB/SusD family nutrient uptake outer membrane protein; protein product: MNRTHAPLLLAVFVLGLALAGCDALDIDDVQDPNGPSLSDILENPTRDKLANLAVGIEAGTRTDLSLYLINVGVVGREYYRFSNSDPRFVTELLGKEDFQLDNNTFYIARPWAARYSAIRNAYVLAQASQDFALYSEAERAAAQGYAQTWIAYQLLLNLNLTYNNGVRTDIADLDDLGPIVSPYDAAIANIAAILDEGAASLAAAGDAELPFSTTVDNVGSISLDTASEFRQFNRALAARIAAYRGDFGSIPGLLAESFFDADGDLFTGAYHVYSTGAGDLGNLMFYPVDASAGEIIAGHPSFVTDADPEDQRVFGADPKVALHLNSEGEPTAVSLDGLTSAYTFVRYESISAPIPIIRNAELILLQAEAFAQTGNLGGAVEAINVIRRAAGLDDFGTDAEDDDATLGGVLAEILRQRRYELYGEGHRWVDVRRYNNADCDPTLLDGGGCLNDDFPIDREGDDVWLQFPIPFAENV
- a CDS encoding pyridoxal phosphate-dependent aminotransferase, translating into MGSHRLAGIPGFSIDRVAAAAGDDASVLRLENLDTDLAPPPAAVAATRDAIGTDEANSYLPFVGNVALREAVAARINRDAGTDFTAANVVITCGATEGMLDALLALTDPGDEVVLTDPTYAGMIYRARLAGCTTRLVPFVESDGTWRLDLDALRAAVTPRTRVLFLMNPSMPSGAVLDDEEWEAVAEVCRAHDVWLLYNAAFERIVFDGRAVTQPAGLPGMAERTITVGSVSKEYRMIGWRVGWVAGPHPVIDDIARVHIYNAVTPTGIAQPGALAALAESEADFGRCLAEWQRRRDTVTDQLAGYAMIPAAGGWSQLLDVQRLGLGSFEASERLLAERVAATPMRDWGEANGDRFVRLVFSNEPVERLATLRERVETALGAP